From the genome of Pseudomonas sp. FP453:
ATTATCACTAAGCCTACAGAGAAAACCAGCCACCCTTTCAGATAGGAGTGACTGGATGTTTCTTATTCTATAATCCGCAGCCTTTGTAGGGCGATTCTGTTTTTTTAGTAAGGATTACTGAGCATATGCTGCTTTCATACCGAGGTGCCCTACGTGTAGGGCTGGTATACCTGCTGGTTTCCATTGTCTGGCTCCAGCTCAGCAACCAGGTATTGATCAACTTTCTCGATGAACCGAGGGAGCTGGGTCACTGGCTGCAGGTGCGCGGCTATGTGTGGGTGGCCCTCAGCGCGCTGGCCATTTACCTGCTCTGTGCGCGGTTTGACCGGGCCAGCCGGCTTGCCCAGCCCCTGCAGGAAAACCGCGAGCGCCTGCGCCAGGCCGCCGCCGTGTTCGACTGCACCCGCGAAGGCGTGCTGGTCACCGACGCCAAGGGCCTGATCGTGCATGTGAACCGGGCCTTTGTGGAGATCACCGGCTACCGCCGCGAAGACGTCATGGGCCAGCAGCCGAGCCTGTTCAAGTCTGGGCGCCATTCATCGGGTTTTTATCAACAGATGTTCCAGGCCCTGGGGCGTACCGGCGAATGGAGCGGAGAGATCTGGAACCGACGCAAGAGCGGCGAGATTTATCCACAGTGGCAAACCATCCGCGCCGTGCAGGATGATCTCGGCCACGTCAGCCACTACGTCGCGGTGTTCTCCGACATCACCGCCATCAAGCATTCCGAGCACGAACTGGCGCACCTGGCGCACCACGACCCGCTCACCGACCTGCCCAATCGCCTGCTGTTCACCGACCGCGCCGAGCAGGCGCTGGCCTCCGCGCAAGTGCACAAGCGCGGCTGTGCCTTGCTGCTGCTGGACCTGGACCACTTCAAGATCATCAACGACAGCCTTGGCCATAACGTCGGCGACCAACTGCTCAAGCTGGTGGGCGAGCGGCTCAAGGCCCTGTTCGGCCCCGGCGTGACCCTGGCGCGCCTGGGCGGCGACGAGTTCGCCGTGCTGGCGGAAAGTTGTCCACAGGTGGTGCAAGCCGCCGGCCTGGCGCAGCGCATGCTGGATACGATGAAACAACCGTTCATCTTTGACGGCCACCAGCTGTTTATCAGCGCCAGCGTCGGCATCAGCCTGTTCCCCAGCGATGCCCTGAGCGCCGAGCAACTGCTGCGCAACGCCGACTCGGCGCTGTTCAAGGCCAAGAGCGCCGGGCGCGAAGGCTACGCCCTGTACACCGAAGAACTCACCGCCCACGCGCAAAACCGCGTGGAAATCGCCAGCGAACTGCGCCGCGCCCTCGACCAGCACGAACTGCGCGTCTACTACCAGCCCGTGCACGACCTGCAAGACAGCCGCCTGATCGGCGTCGAGGCGCTGGTGCGCTGGGAACACCCGGAACGTGGCCTGGTGCCGCCGGGGGATTTCATCCCCATCGCCGAACGCACCGGGTTGATCGCCGACATCGACGCCTGGGTGCTGGACCAGTCGTGCCGCCAGATGGGCCAATGGCTGGCGCAGGGCGTGGCGCTGAATTTTATTGCGGTCAACGTCTCCAGCCGCCTGTTTGCCCGTCGCGAGCTGTACGAGCAAGTTGCCCAGGTGCTGCACGACACCGGCCTGGACCCGGCTTTTCTTGAGCTGGAAGTCACCGAAAGCGCGGTGATGGACGACCCCGAAGCCGCCCTGGAGCAACTGCATCGCCTGCGCGAACTGGGCTTGCGCCTGGCCATCGACGACTTCGGCACCGGCTATTCCTCACTGCTGCGCCTCAAGCGCCTGCCGGTGCAGAAACTCAAGATCGACCAGGGCTTTGTCGCCGGCTTGCCGTGGGACGAAGACGACGCCGCCATCGTGCGCGTGGTCATCGCCCTGGCGAAAAGCATGGGCATGCAGGTGCACGCCGAAGGGATCGAGCAGGTGGAGCAGGCGCGGTTCCTGTTGGAGCATGAATGCGACTTGGGCCAGGGTTACTGGTTTGGCCGGCCAGTGCCGGCGAGTGAAATCGACTGGAACCGAGCCCCGCCGATCCAAAGTTGAAATGCACTCAAAATGTGGGAGCTGGCTTGCCTGCGATAGCGGTGTGTCAGCCAGCACATCACTTGCTGATAGACCGCTATCGCAGGCAAGCCAGCTCCCACATTTGGATCGTCTCAAGGCTTAATTTCAGCCAAAACCCACAAAACCCGCACGCAACCCCACGTCCCACCAGAAAATTCTTTCTGGTTATATAAACATTCTTAAATAGTATTTTTAAGAATATCCGCGCTTATCTACTATCGCTCTCACGCCACCCGCAGTGCCGCCACTGCAAGGCACTTTTTATTTCAGGAGCGAGACCATGAGCGCATCTCTACGTAGCGTCGACGGCCAGGACGAAGCAGCCATTTTGCGTGAGATCCAGAGCGCATTGCGCGACCTGCGCTTTGGCGCGGTGGAAATCACCGTGCATAACGCGCAAGTGGTACAGATCGAACGCAAAGAAAAATTCCGCCTGCAAAACCCGGGTAACAAACCGAGCTGAGCAGTCACGGCGATTCGCATGCTAGACCCGCACTTATAAGAAAAAGCCAACACCCAGAATTTTCAGGAGCTTCTATGTCGTCGATTCGCCGTTACGCCCTGGCCGCCCTGGCCAGCGCCGTGTTTGCAGGTTCCGCCGTTGCCAAGGACTACGAGTTGCTCAACGTCTCGTACGACCCGACCCGTGAGCTGTACCAGGACTACAACGCTGAGTTCACCAATTTCTGGAAACAGTCCCACCCCGGCGACAACGTGAAAATCCAGCAATCCCACGGTGGCTCGGGCAAGCAAGGCCGCGCCGTGATCGACGGCCTGCGCGCCGACGTGGTGACCCTGGCCCTGGCCGGCGACATCGATGAAATCGCCAAGCTGGGCAAGACCCTCCCGGAAAACTGGCAGACCCGCCTGCCGGACGCCAGCACCCCGTACACCTCGACCATCGTGTTCCTGGTGCGCAAGGGCAACCCTAAAGGCATCAAGGATTGGGGCGACCTGATCAAGAAAGACGTGTCCGTGATCACCCCGAACCCGAAAACCTCCGGCGGCGCCCGCTGGAACTTCCTCGCCGCCTGGGCCTACGGCCTGAAAACCGGCGGCAGCGAAGCCAAGGCCCAGGAATACGTTCAAGCGCTGTTCAAACACGTACCTGTGCTGGACACCGGCGCACGCGGTTCGACCATCACCTTCGTCAACAACGGTCAGGGTGACGTGTTGCTGGCCTGGGAAAACGAAGCCTTCCTCGCGCTGAAAGAAGACGGCGGCGCAGACAAGTTCGACATCGTCGTGCCGTCCCTGTCGATCCTCGCCGAGCCGCCAGTGGCCGTAGTCGACAAGAACGCCGAGAAAAAGGGCAACACCGAAATCGCCACTGAATACCTGAAACACCTGTACAGCCCGGCTGGCCAGGAGATTGCGGCGAAGAACTTCTACCGCCCACGGGATGCGAAAGTTGCCGCCAAATACGCCCAACAGTTCCCGAAACTGGACCTGGTGACTATCGACAAAGACTTCGGCGGCTGGAAAACTGCCCAACCGAAATTCTTTAACGACGGTGGCGTGTTCGACCAGATCTACACGGCGCAGTAAGCAACACTACCTGTAGGAACCCGCTTTTCTGTGAGATCTGGCTTGTGTGGGAGCTGGCTTGCCTGCGATAGCATCACCAAGGTGTGACTGACACACCGAGGTGCCTGCATCGCGGGCAAGCCCGGCTCCCACAGAAAAGCCAGCTCCCACACAAAGCGCGCTCCTACAGTGGTTTCTACCCTTTTACCAAGGACTCTTATGTCGCGTCGTATCTCCCCCGTCATACCCGGCTTCGGGCTGACGCTGGGCTACACCGTGGTGTACCTCAGCCTGATCGTACTCATCCCCCTCGCGGCGATGTTTGTACACGCCGCTCAACTTACCTGGGATCAGTTCTGGAACATCATCTCCGCCCCGCGCGTGCTGGCTGCGTTGAAGTTGAGTTTCAGCACCGCGTTGTACGCCGCGCTGATCAACGGCGTGATCGGCACGCTGCTGGCCTGGGTGCTGGTGCGCTACACCTTCCCCGGCCGCAAGATCATCGATGCGATGATCGACCTGCCCTTCGCCTTGCCCACCGCCGTGGCGGGTATCGCACTGACCGCCTTGTACACGCCGAATGGTTTTGTCGGCCAGTTTGCCGCCGACCTGGGTTTCAAGATCGCCTACACCCCGCTGGGCATCACCCTGGCGCTGACCTTCGTCACGCTGCCCTTCGTGGTGCGCACGGTGCAGCCGGTACTGGCCGATATCCCCCGGGAAATCGAAGAAGCCGCCGCCTGCCTGGGCGCCAAGCCGTTGCAGGTGTTCCGCTACATCCTCGTGCCGGCGCTGCTGCCCGCGTGGCTCACCGGTTTCGCCCTGGCGTTTGCCCGTGGCGTCGGTGAGTACGGTTCGGTGATCTTCATCGCCGGCAACATGCCGATGAAAACCGAGATCCTGCCGCTGCTGATCATGGTCAAGCTCGACCAATACGACTACCGCGGCGCCACCTCCATTGGTGTGCTGATGCTGGTGGTTTCCTTTGTCCTGCTGCTGCTGATCAACTTGTTGCAGCGGCGCATCGAACGTCCATAAGGAGGCGCGGAACATGTCCCAATCGTCTATTTCCGCCGCGTCCTCGGCCAACGCTGCCCGCCGTGGCAGTGCGGTGTCGCGACGTATCCTGATCAGCCTTGGCTGGCTGGTGTTCGCCTTGTTCCTGCTGTTGCCGCTGTTGATCGTGGTGACCCAGGGCCTGAAGAACGGCCTTGGTTCGTTCTTCACCGCGATCCTCGAACCCGACGCGCTGTCGGCGCTGAAACTCACGGTGATCGCCGTGGCGATTTCGGTGCCGCTCAACGTGGTGTTTGGCGTCAGCGCTGCCTGGTGCGTGAGCAAATACTCGTTCCGTGGCAAGAGCATCCTGGTCACGTTGATCGACCTGCCGTTCTCGGTGTCGCCGGTGATCGCCGGCCTGGTCTACGTGCTGATGTTCGGCGCCCAGGGCTTCTTTGGCCCGTGGTTGCAGGACCATGACATCCAGCTCGTGTTCGCCTTGCCCGGCATTGTGCTGGCGACCATCTTCGTCACCGTGCCGTTCGTGGCCCGTGAACTGATCCCGCTGATGCAAGAGCAGGGCACCCAGGAAGAAGAAGCCGCGCGCCTGCTCGGTGCGAATGGCTGGCAGATGTTCTGGCACGTCACTGTGCCGAATATCAAATGGGGCCTGATCTACGGCGTGGTGCTGTGTACCGCACGGGCCATGGGGGAGTTTGGCGCGGTGTCGGTGGTGTCCGGCCACATTCGCGGCGTCACCAACACCCTGCCGCTGCACGTCGAGATTCTCTACAACGAATACAACCACGTCGCCGCGTTTGCGGTGGCCAGCCTGCTGCTGATCCTGGCGCTCTTCATCCTGCTGCTCAAGCAGTGGAGCGAGAACCGTATCAACCGCCTGCGCAACAGTGCCGGTGATGAATAAGTCATGTCGATCGAAGTCCGTAATGTCAGCAAGAACTTCAACGCCTTCAAGGCCCTGAACAGCATCAATCTGGACATCCAGAGTGGCGAGCTGGTGGCGTTGCTTGGCCCGTCCGGCTGCGGCAAGACCACCTTGCTGCGCATCATCGCCGGCCTCGAAACCCCGGATGACGGCAGCATCGTGTTCCACGGTGAAGACGTCTCCGGCCACGACGTGCGTGATCGCAACGTCGGCTTTGTGTTCCAGCACTACGCGTTGTTCCGCCACATGACCGTGTTCGACAACGTTGCC
Proteins encoded in this window:
- the dibA gene encoding phosphodiesterase DibA, with amino-acid sequence MLLSYRGALRVGLVYLLVSIVWLQLSNQVLINFLDEPRELGHWLQVRGYVWVALSALAIYLLCARFDRASRLAQPLQENRERLRQAAAVFDCTREGVLVTDAKGLIVHVNRAFVEITGYRREDVMGQQPSLFKSGRHSSGFYQQMFQALGRTGEWSGEIWNRRKSGEIYPQWQTIRAVQDDLGHVSHYVAVFSDITAIKHSEHELAHLAHHDPLTDLPNRLLFTDRAEQALASAQVHKRGCALLLLDLDHFKIINDSLGHNVGDQLLKLVGERLKALFGPGVTLARLGGDEFAVLAESCPQVVQAAGLAQRMLDTMKQPFIFDGHQLFISASVGISLFPSDALSAEQLLRNADSALFKAKSAGREGYALYTEELTAHAQNRVEIASELRRALDQHELRVYYQPVHDLQDSRLIGVEALVRWEHPERGLVPPGDFIPIAERTGLIADIDAWVLDQSCRQMGQWLAQGVALNFIAVNVSSRLFARRELYEQVAQVLHDTGLDPAFLELEVTESAVMDDPEAALEQLHRLRELGLRLAIDDFGTGYSSLLRLKRLPVQKLKIDQGFVAGLPWDEDDAAIVRVVIALAKSMGMQVHAEGIEQVEQARFLLEHECDLGQGYWFGRPVPASEIDWNRAPPIQS
- a CDS encoding sulfate ABC transporter substrate-binding protein — encoded protein: MSSIRRYALAALASAVFAGSAVAKDYELLNVSYDPTRELYQDYNAEFTNFWKQSHPGDNVKIQQSHGGSGKQGRAVIDGLRADVVTLALAGDIDEIAKLGKTLPENWQTRLPDASTPYTSTIVFLVRKGNPKGIKDWGDLIKKDVSVITPNPKTSGGARWNFLAAWAYGLKTGGSEAKAQEYVQALFKHVPVLDTGARGSTITFVNNGQGDVLLAWENEAFLALKEDGGADKFDIVVPSLSILAEPPVAVVDKNAEKKGNTEIATEYLKHLYSPAGQEIAAKNFYRPRDAKVAAKYAQQFPKLDLVTIDKDFGGWKTAQPKFFNDGGVFDQIYTAQ
- the cysT gene encoding sulfate ABC transporter permease subunit CysT; translated protein: MSRRISPVIPGFGLTLGYTVVYLSLIVLIPLAAMFVHAAQLTWDQFWNIISAPRVLAALKLSFSTALYAALINGVIGTLLAWVLVRYTFPGRKIIDAMIDLPFALPTAVAGIALTALYTPNGFVGQFAADLGFKIAYTPLGITLALTFVTLPFVVRTVQPVLADIPREIEEAAACLGAKPLQVFRYILVPALLPAWLTGFALAFARGVGEYGSVIFIAGNMPMKTEILPLLIMVKLDQYDYRGATSIGVLMLVVSFVLLLLINLLQRRIERP
- the oscA gene encoding sulfur starvation response protein OscA, with protein sequence MSASLRSVDGQDEAAILREIQSALRDLRFGAVEITVHNAQVVQIERKEKFRLQNPGNKPS
- the cysW gene encoding sulfate ABC transporter permease subunit CysW; this encodes MSQSSISAASSANAARRGSAVSRRILISLGWLVFALFLLLPLLIVVTQGLKNGLGSFFTAILEPDALSALKLTVIAVAISVPLNVVFGVSAAWCVSKYSFRGKSILVTLIDLPFSVSPVIAGLVYVLMFGAQGFFGPWLQDHDIQLVFALPGIVLATIFVTVPFVARELIPLMQEQGTQEEEAARLLGANGWQMFWHVTVPNIKWGLIYGVVLCTARAMGEFGAVSVVSGHIRGVTNTLPLHVEILYNEYNHVAAFAVASLLLILALFILLLKQWSENRINRLRNSAGDE